Proteins found in one Paenibacillus wynnii genomic segment:
- a CDS encoding D-alanyl-D-alanine carboxypeptidase family protein: MNMKIKKRKRIFSLMLCMLLFLLLPMPSLGAENSSINTHARAASLIDVESGRILYSSRGDEPMPMASLTKIMTAIVAIENGDLDGIVKVSKNAYAKEGSSLYLKLGEEMTLETMLYGLMLRSGNDAASAIAEHVGGSEEGFVFMMNAKAELLQLKNTHFANPHGLDAKGHYSSANDLAVLTAYALHNPVFKEIVKTEVKTADNPNEKWDYKWRNKNKMLRLYEGADGVKTGYTKIALRCLVSSATRNGQQLVAVTLNDGNDWNDHASLLNFGFNHYPLKTLIKRGDKVSGYDLFTSKDFNYPLGKGEQERLITTMILHSESKSGKSKLRPVDFGLQGFLQLQLGGKEIGRIPLYAPDTLPPKTPIYNKKISTEPTVAYPSNTWLQAAVSTLRALFQAGGRETYHD; this comes from the coding sequence ATGAACATGAAGATAAAAAAACGTAAACGGATATTTTCCTTAATGTTGTGTATGCTGCTGTTCCTTCTGTTGCCAATGCCGTCTCTTGGGGCAGAAAACAGCTCTATTAATACCCATGCAAGGGCGGCATCACTCATTGATGTGGAATCGGGTCGAATTTTGTATAGCAGTCGGGGGGATGAACCTATGCCCATGGCCAGCCTAACCAAAATTATGACGGCTATCGTTGCCATTGAGAACGGTGATCTAGATGGGATTGTAAAGGTAAGTAAAAACGCCTATGCAAAAGAGGGATCATCTCTTTATTTGAAGCTGGGCGAGGAAATGACTCTTGAAACGATGCTGTATGGTCTTATGCTTCGCTCTGGCAATGATGCAGCTTCCGCCATAGCCGAGCACGTAGGAGGATCTGAAGAAGGCTTTGTATTTATGATGAATGCCAAAGCGGAGCTGCTTCAACTTAAAAACACTCATTTTGCTAATCCTCATGGTCTGGATGCTAAGGGGCACTATTCAAGTGCGAATGACTTAGCCGTTCTGACTGCTTATGCATTACATAATCCTGTATTCAAAGAAATCGTAAAGACAGAAGTAAAAACGGCAGACAATCCTAATGAGAAATGGGACTACAAATGGAGAAATAAAAATAAAATGCTGCGCCTTTATGAAGGAGCAGATGGAGTCAAGACAGGGTATACGAAAATAGCATTACGCTGCCTGGTAAGTTCCGCAACCCGAAATGGACAGCAACTCGTCGCCGTAACACTTAACGATGGAAATGATTGGAATGATCATGCTTCGCTGCTGAATTTTGGATTTAATCATTATCCGCTCAAAACCTTAATCAAACGCGGGGATAAAGTAAGCGGTTATGATCTGTTTACATCTAAGGACTTCAATTATCCGCTGGGAAAAGGAGAACAAGAACGACTTATCACTACAATGATTCTTCATTCAGAGTCGAAATCAGGCAAAAGTAAACTTCGCCCGGTAGACTTTGGTTTGCAGGGATTTTTACAGCTGCAGCTTGGAGGGAAAGAGATTGGGAGGATCCCTTTATACGCTCCGGATACATTGCCACCTAAAACGCCTATATACAATAAGAAGATCAGTACCGAGCCAACGGTTGCCTACCCTTCGAATACTTGGTTACAGGCGGCTGTAAGTACGCTGAGAGCTTTATTTCAGGCCGGTGGGAGGGAGACCTACCATGATTAA
- the ytfJ gene encoding GerW family sporulation protein, which produces MNEHPIQGLMQTAMENIKGMVDVNTIVGDPVETPDGSIILPISKVAFGFAAGGSDFRIEEDEKTSGTAAGSTTGAASAKMLPFGGGSGGGVSIRPIAFLVVGKDGVHIVPLDNQTHIFEKIIDATPGLIDKIQSMFPGSGQGAMSQQMPQSQMPQSQMPPTPPSSTPPTQPLNQTVVKGETITINEAPDNKKH; this is translated from the coding sequence ATGAATGAACATCCCATTCAAGGTCTGATGCAGACCGCGATGGAAAACATCAAAGGTATGGTCGACGTGAACACTATCGTTGGCGATCCTGTTGAAACTCCGGACGGAAGCATCATCCTGCCAATCAGTAAGGTGGCATTTGGTTTCGCTGCCGGAGGTAGTGATTTTCGTATTGAAGAAGATGAAAAGACCAGTGGTACTGCTGCAGGAAGTACTACAGGAGCAGCTAGTGCTAAAATGCTTCCATTTGGTGGCGGTAGCGGTGGCGGGGTTTCCATTCGTCCAATTGCTTTTCTTGTAGTGGGTAAAGATGGCGTGCATATTGTACCGCTTGACAATCAAACCCATATATTCGAAAAAATTATTGATGCAACCCCAGGTTTGATCGATAAGATTCAATCCATGTTCCCAGGCTCTGGTCAAGGAGCGATGTCACAACAAATGCCACAATCACAAATGCCACAATCACAGATGCCACCAACGCCACCTAGTTCAACGCCGCCGACACAACCACTCAATCAAACCGTGGTTAAAGGTGAAACGATAACCATTAATGAAGCGCCTGATAATAAGAAACACTAG
- a CDS encoding DUF2953 domain-containing protein: MTLWLAIPLALLLVAIVLLLSSSIVFHFRLRKRGKDDRVEIDISLLYGLVKLHYELPYIIFEGIKRGVSVKLEQSGVMPAVEKQIEEEGRIDKEVVDKWVDKFKKALRATKGLKKWFKDTMSHVKITQFDWSTDFSLGDAAVTATTAGAIWGLKWSMIGWGSQWVQLKKRPRTFVVPVFGEDKMTFSTELTCAGRLSLAYGMYAGILLLVRAYRAERGFRQWKELILEKNKDQTEL, encoded by the coding sequence GTGACGTTATGGCTCGCAATACCCCTCGCATTGCTACTTGTGGCTATCGTTCTGCTGTTGTCTTCTTCTATTGTTTTTCATTTTCGGCTGCGAAAGCGTGGCAAGGATGACCGTGTGGAAATAGACATTTCTTTGCTATATGGATTAGTTAAGCTTCACTACGAGCTGCCCTACATTATATTTGAGGGTATAAAACGCGGAGTAAGTGTCAAGCTAGAACAGAGCGGAGTAATGCCTGCCGTGGAGAAGCAGATCGAAGAAGAGGGACGGATTGATAAGGAAGTCGTGGATAAATGGGTTGATAAGTTTAAAAAGGCATTAAGAGCGACTAAGGGACTAAAGAAATGGTTCAAGGATACGATGTCCCATGTGAAAATTACTCAGTTTGACTGGTCTACTGATTTCTCTTTAGGAGACGCTGCAGTCACGGCAACAACGGCTGGTGCAATATGGGGATTGAAGTGGAGTATGATCGGCTGGGGCTCTCAGTGGGTTCAATTAAAAAAACGTCCTCGAACGTTTGTTGTACCCGTTTTTGGGGAAGATAAGATGACCTTCTCCACAGAGTTAACTTGCGCTGGAAGACTTTCGTTGGCCTATGGAATGTATGCCGGTATTTTGCTCCTTGTCCGTGCCTACAGAGCCGAAAGAGGATTCCGTCAATGGAAAGAGTTAATTCTCGAAAAAAATAAGGATCAAACAGAATTATAA
- the scpB gene encoding SMC-Scp complex subunit ScpB has product MDYKSLKSIIEGLLFLSGDEGLSVRQIAEITEQRNDLVSRALEELKEEYVNQKRGLQVVQIAGNYRLATLPDHAPYFERLAYSPSRASLSQAALETLAIVAYRQPITRVEIEEIRGVKSERAIHTLNNKDLIHEVGRAEAVGRPILYGTTKTFLESFGLATLNELPEPSSADHSDSLEEETQLLFSKLDSQQLTIDEIEQT; this is encoded by the coding sequence ATGGATTACAAGAGTCTGAAGTCGATTATTGAAGGATTATTGTTTTTGTCGGGAGACGAAGGTCTTTCCGTCCGGCAAATCGCAGAAATTACAGAGCAGCGTAACGATCTGGTGTCTCGTGCGCTGGAAGAATTGAAAGAGGAATACGTAAACCAGAAGAGGGGACTTCAGGTCGTACAAATCGCTGGGAATTATCGTCTGGCCACTTTGCCGGATCATGCCCCCTACTTCGAGCGGCTTGCCTATTCCCCTTCCAGAGCTTCCTTGTCACAAGCTGCACTGGAGACTTTGGCTATTGTCGCCTATCGTCAGCCGATCACACGGGTGGAGATCGAGGAGATCCGCGGGGTCAAGTCTGAGCGAGCTATCCATACGTTGAACAATAAAGATCTGATTCATGAGGTTGGACGTGCAGAGGCTGTAGGGCGTCCTATTTTGTACGGTACGACCAAAACCTTTCTGGAGAGCTTTGGGCTTGCCACGCTTAATGAATTACCGGAACCGTCAAGCGCAGATCATTCTGACAGCCTGGAAGAAGAGACTCAACTTTTATTCAGTAAGCTGGACAGTCAGCAATTGACGATTGATGAAATTGAGCAAACCTAG
- a CDS encoding segregation and condensation protein A, translating to MTVLYKLETFEGPLDLLLHLIDKAEIDIQDIPVSEITEQYMEYLRGMQELELDITSEFLVMAATLLSIKSKILLPKPPVIEFDDFEYYEDDGFDPRAELVQRLIEYRKIKSIAIQLLDMESERSLIFTKEPEDLAPFVPTQIDNTLKGLHTADLIAAFRKALSKAAKRTSYQRITRDEISVKDRIRDVSDALRRSGKGGKMRFSALLHDEMARHEIVVTFLAILELMKMKAIWCYQEKLFDDIVMEWRGGEHFNGLQESEVDY from the coding sequence GTGACTGTATTGTACAAGCTGGAGACGTTTGAGGGTCCGCTGGATTTGCTTTTGCATTTAATCGATAAGGCGGAAATTGACATCCAGGACATTCCGGTCAGTGAGATCACCGAACAGTACATGGAATATTTGCGGGGTATGCAAGAGCTTGAACTGGATATTACAAGTGAGTTTCTGGTTATGGCTGCTACATTGCTTTCAATTAAGAGCAAGATCCTGCTTCCCAAGCCGCCGGTGATCGAGTTTGACGATTTCGAATATTACGAAGATGACGGCTTCGATCCACGTGCGGAATTGGTGCAGAGGCTGATTGAGTATCGTAAAATTAAAAGTATTGCTATCCAGCTATTGGATATGGAAAGTGAGCGGAGTCTGATTTTTACGAAAGAGCCTGAGGATCTGGCACCTTTTGTTCCGACCCAAATTGATAATACCCTTAAAGGTTTGCATACAGCTGATTTAATAGCCGCTTTCCGAAAAGCACTAAGTAAGGCCGCTAAACGAACCTCTTATCAACGGATAACCAGAGATGAGATCTCTGTTAAAGACCGGATTCGTGATGTTTCTGATGCCTTGCGGCGAAGTGGGAAAGGCGGTAAGATGCGCTTTTCGGCGCTTCTTCATGATGAAATGGCCCGACATGAGATTGTCGTGACTTTTCTAGCGATACTTGAACTTATGAAAATGAAAGCAATATGGTGCTATCAGGAGAAACTGTTTGACGATATCGTCATGGAGTGGAGAGGAGGAGAACACTTCAATGGATTACAAGAGTCTGAAGTCGATTATTGA
- the ribE gene encoding 6,7-dimethyl-8-ribityllumazine synthase, whose translation MPNYFEGHLVSEGLRYGVVVGRFNEFITSKLLSGALDAFKRHGAKDEEVDVAWVPGVFEIPLIAQKMAESGKYDAVITLGTVIRGSTTHYDYVCNEVAKGVAAINLKTGVPTIFGVVTTENIEQAIERSGTKAGNKGWDAANAAIEMANLNKMFK comes from the coding sequence ATGCCGAATTATTTTGAAGGACATTTAGTATCCGAGGGACTTAGATATGGGGTTGTTGTAGGTCGTTTTAATGAGTTCATTACAAGTAAATTGCTGTCCGGTGCTTTAGATGCATTCAAACGCCATGGCGCTAAGGATGAAGAAGTGGATGTAGCTTGGGTTCCAGGCGTATTTGAGATCCCTCTGATTGCTCAAAAAATGGCTGAAAGCGGCAAGTATGATGCTGTTATAACACTCGGTACCGTTATTCGCGGATCCACTACGCATTATGATTATGTGTGCAACGAAGTAGCTAAGGGTGTAGCTGCCATTAACCTTAAAACCGGTGTTCCGACGATTTTCGGTGTGGTTACTACCGAGAATATTGAACAAGCTATTGAGCGCTCCGGGACCAAAGCGGGTAACAAAGGCTGGGACGCTGCTAATGCTGCGATCGAAATGGCTAACCTGAACAAAATGTTCAAGTAA
- a CDS encoding bifunctional 3,4-dihydroxy-2-butanone-4-phosphate synthase/GTP cyclohydrolase II, which translates to MSETTKEESVLDPIEEAIYDLMRGKVIIVVDDEDRENEGDFIALSEKATPEVINFMITEGRGLVCLPITAERAEELDLQPMVSQNTDNHGTAFTVSIDHKDTTTGISAGERSLTIKAIMDPNAKASDFRRPGHMFPLIAKKGGVLRRSGHTEAAVDLARMCGAYPSSVICEIIKEDGTMARLPDLVEIARKHDLKLISIKDLIHYRNEKEKLVHREVSVRIPTDFGVFQTIAYTNEVDDKEHVALVKGDISGDDPVLVRVHSECLTGDVFHSHRCDCGPQFEAALRQIDEAGKGILLYMRQEGRGIGLINKLRAYKLQEEGLDTVDANLQLGFPADLRDYGIGAQILKDLGVRQIKLMTNNPRKIKGLEGYGLEVVERVPIQMPENEDNSKYLHTKQAKLGHLLTFDKIEQNEA; encoded by the coding sequence ATGAGTGAGACCACAAAAGAAGAAAGTGTGCTGGATCCGATTGAAGAAGCAATCTATGATTTAATGCGGGGTAAAGTAATTATTGTCGTAGATGATGAGGACCGTGAGAATGAAGGAGATTTTATCGCTTTATCTGAAAAGGCGACACCTGAAGTGATTAACTTTATGATTACCGAGGGTCGTGGATTGGTCTGTCTCCCAATTACGGCGGAACGTGCCGAAGAGCTTGATTTGCAGCCTATGGTAAGTCAGAATACGGATAACCATGGTACAGCCTTTACCGTATCCATTGACCATAAAGATACGACCACTGGAATTTCTGCGGGTGAAAGATCATTAACCATTAAAGCGATTATGGATCCGAATGCCAAAGCTTCTGATTTTCGCAGACCTGGTCATATGTTCCCGCTAATTGCCAAAAAGGGAGGCGTTCTGCGCCGATCCGGTCATACGGAAGCCGCTGTTGATTTGGCTCGTATGTGTGGTGCTTATCCATCGAGTGTGATTTGTGAGATCATAAAGGAAGACGGAACGATGGCCCGTCTGCCGGATCTAGTAGAGATAGCTCGTAAGCATGACCTTAAGCTGATTAGTATCAAGGACCTGATCCACTACCGCAATGAGAAGGAAAAGCTCGTGCATCGGGAAGTTTCTGTACGTATTCCTACTGATTTTGGTGTTTTTCAGACGATTGCATACACCAATGAGGTAGATGATAAAGAGCATGTTGCCTTGGTAAAAGGGGATATCTCCGGTGATGATCCGGTTCTCGTACGGGTTCACTCTGAATGTCTGACAGGTGATGTATTCCACTCCCACCGCTGTGATTGCGGACCTCAATTCGAAGCTGCCCTGCGTCAGATTGATGAAGCTGGAAAAGGTATCCTGCTCTATATGCGCCAGGAAGGCAGAGGTATTGGTCTGATTAATAAACTTCGCGCTTATAAACTGCAGGAAGAAGGATTGGATACTGTAGATGCCAACCTTCAGCTTGGATTCCCGGCAGATTTGCGTGATTACGGAATCGGAGCCCAAATTCTTAAGGATCTTGGAGTACGCCAAATCAAGCTGATGACCAACAACCCGCGCAAGATTAAGGGCTTGGAAGGTTATGGATTAGAAGTTGTTGAACGTGTTCCGATTCAAATGCCTGAGAATGAAGACAACAGCAAGTACCTTCATACGAAGCAAGCCAAGCTAGGGCATTTACTTACTTTTGACAAGATTGAGCAGAATGAAGCCTAA
- a CDS encoding riboflavin synthase, whose amino-acid sequence MFTGLIEEVGVLRGVSTGGEVMVLKIAASVIMGDLKIGDSVSVNGVCLTATTLGDHYFTVDVMPQTYRNTNLKELRTGSKMNLERAMASGGRFGGHIVQGHADGTGVIKSVRRDQNAVVFEVSPDHKSLFKYIIPKGSITIDGISLTVVNTSASSFSVSIIPHTLGETVLEHKRGGDSVNIECDVLGKYVDHLLHYRSTEPNEEEKVSGISRDFLAANGFV is encoded by the coding sequence ATGTTCACAGGATTGATAGAAGAAGTTGGCGTCCTTCGCGGAGTTTCCACCGGAGGCGAGGTTATGGTTCTCAAAATTGCGGCTTCCGTCATCATGGGTGACCTGAAGATCGGTGATAGTGTATCGGTTAACGGTGTGTGTCTTACGGCTACAACCTTGGGGGATCATTATTTTACCGTTGATGTGATGCCTCAAACCTACCGTAATACGAACCTAAAGGAACTGCGAACCGGTAGCAAAATGAATTTAGAACGAGCTATGGCCTCCGGTGGGCGATTTGGGGGACATATTGTACAAGGGCATGCAGACGGTACAGGTGTCATTAAAAGTGTGAGACGTGATCAGAATGCTGTTGTGTTTGAAGTAAGTCCTGATCATAAGTCCCTTTTTAAATATATTATTCCTAAAGGATCCATTACGATTGATGGAATTAGTCTGACTGTTGTGAATACCTCAGCTTCTTCCTTTTCAGTATCGATCATCCCACATACGCTGGGGGAAACCGTTCTTGAGCATAAGCGTGGGGGAGATAGTGTTAATATCGAGTGTGATGTACTTGGAAAATATGTGGATCATCTGCTCCATTATCGTTCGACTGAGCCTAACGAAGAAGAGAAGGTATCCGGGATCAGCCGTGATTTTCTTGCGGCCAATGGATTTGTGTGA
- the ribD gene encoding bifunctional diaminohydroxyphosphoribosylaminopyrimidine deaminase/5-amino-6-(5-phosphoribosylamino)uracil reductase RibD → MDTMNDEFYMSLALDMAERAQGQTGINPVVGCVIVKNGAMIGLGTHLQRGSGHAEVHALNMAAGQAAGSTAYVTLEPCSHYGKTPPCSERLIAEGVIRVVIACEDPNPQVAGRGVRMLRDHGIEVEVGLLRERALRLNEKFIKYILTKQPFVTLKSASTLDGKLATKMGDSKWISNGAAREIVHTLRHRHQGIMVGVNTVIADNPSLTTRMDVPGIHPVRIIIDSSLRIPLDAAVITDGLAPTIIVTTESANTVSKDALVAAGVQVLICGEGPRVNLKEAMVKLGELEIGSILLEGGGTLNGSMLESGLVDRVILFFAPKISGGGAEAPGTFIFPGVELMKDAITLQGVEVETLGDNVCISGTPVPRGNLAQGVTTP, encoded by the coding sequence ATGGACACGATGAATGACGAGTTTTATATGTCCCTGGCTCTTGATATGGCTGAACGTGCGCAAGGACAAACAGGTATAAACCCTGTTGTTGGCTGTGTAATTGTCAAGAATGGAGCTATGATTGGGCTTGGAACCCATCTTCAGAGGGGAAGCGGCCATGCTGAAGTTCATGCACTTAACATGGCGGCAGGACAGGCAGCTGGAAGCACGGCTTATGTAACTTTGGAACCTTGCAGTCACTACGGTAAGACACCTCCCTGCAGTGAACGGCTGATTGCCGAAGGGGTAATTAGAGTCGTTATTGCTTGCGAAGATCCTAATCCGCAGGTTGCTGGTAGAGGCGTGAGAATGCTGCGTGATCATGGCATTGAAGTGGAGGTTGGGCTGCTGCGTGAGCGTGCTCTGCGTCTGAATGAGAAATTTATAAAGTACATTTTGACCAAGCAGCCCTTTGTTACGCTCAAGAGTGCCAGTACCCTTGACGGCAAGCTAGCTACAAAAATGGGAGACAGCAAGTGGATATCCAACGGAGCAGCAAGGGAGATTGTACATACGTTGAGACACCGTCATCAGGGAATTATGGTCGGTGTCAATACGGTAATTGCCGACAATCCCTCACTGACTACTAGAATGGATGTACCGGGAATTCATCCTGTTAGGATCATTATTGATTCCTCCCTGAGGATTCCTCTGGATGCGGCAGTGATAACTGACGGCCTTGCACCCACTATAATAGTAACAACAGAGTCAGCCAATACAGTAAGTAAGGATGCCTTGGTCGCCGCAGGTGTTCAAGTGTTGATCTGTGGTGAAGGCCCACGCGTTAACTTGAAGGAAGCAATGGTGAAGCTGGGAGAGCTGGAGATCGGCTCGATTCTCCTTGAAGGCGGAGGCACCTTGAACGGTTCGATGTTAGAAAGCGGCCTGGTGGATCGTGTAATACTCTTCTTTGCTCCCAAGATTTCAGGAGGAGGGGCCGAAGCGCCAGGAACCTTTATATTCCCGGGTGTGGAGTTGATGAAAGATGCTATTACTTTGCAGGGAGTTGAAGTGGAAACCCTCGGGGATAATGTATGTATCAGTGGTACTCCCGTGCCTAGGGGGAATTTGGCTCAAGGGGTAACTACTCCTTAG
- the mscL gene encoding large-conductance mechanosensitive channel protein MscL translates to MWKEFKAFALKGNVLDLAIAVIIGAAFGKIVTSLVNDIIMPIFGILFGNINLKDIKYTRGEVVLSYGVFLQTVVDFFIIAFCIFMVIKLASRFKRKEVEVVKVVEAAPAPEVALLTEIRDLLHANQTSGSK, encoded by the coding sequence ATGTGGAAGGAATTTAAGGCTTTTGCGCTCAAGGGTAATGTTCTGGACCTGGCGATTGCAGTAATTATCGGGGCTGCTTTCGGGAAGATAGTTACCTCTCTGGTTAATGACATCATTATGCCAATCTTCGGTATTTTATTTGGCAACATTAACTTGAAGGATATTAAGTATACCCGGGGCGAAGTAGTTTTAAGTTATGGTGTGTTTTTACAAACGGTGGTTGACTTTTTCATCATTGCATTCTGCATATTCATGGTAATCAAGCTGGCCAGCAGATTCAAGCGTAAAGAAGTAGAAGTGGTAAAAGTAGTCGAAGCTGCACCTGCACCTGAGGTTGCACTTCTTACTGAAATTCGTGACTTGCTGCATGCAAATCAAACGAGCGGGTCCAAGTGA